Part of the Strix uralensis isolate ZFMK-TIS-50842 chromosome 37, bStrUra1, whole genome shotgun sequence genome, aaggttggacaagcttcagcagcttctcagcaatgcacccttggatgaaggagagctgacagggctccttgaaacctgctggagcaacaaaggcagcaacaatggagagacatcagtaaaggagagGAAATGCTGGGGGAAGAGAGTGGTGGGGTAGTTGTGTTGGTGTCTACACCCTGTTGAGGAACAGACACACAAGACACTGTGGGACACAGTGGACACAGCCATGTCCTCTAGGATACAACATCTCTGTGCGTAATTCTTAATTTTTCAATTCTTGAAAATAGTGACATTTTCAGAGTATATCTTAAAAAAGGAAGATTTACACATTAAAttagttctttttaaattttgtttttactattttattcagttttcattttccagatcaAGAAATATCTACATTCTCCATTTTACATTGACATTGTGTGTGCCCTGATGGAGTCTGAAAAAGCATGCAAGAAAAGCAAGCTCagggaggtcacacactctatggccaacctttgtcactatgtccccaacactgaggtctctcttctcagaccCCTCGGCTTTTTCAGATCcagtctgtagctgaaggttgcagctcatttgcaccaattcccgCCTGCTCCATTTGGAGAACTGGCTGCCCACACCCACAGaaagttttttcttaattgccaaaaaagaacaataaaggaaaccatagttcaacagaaaaaaaaaaaaaaaaagtctttagcacctcccctttccacagtggATGACTCTATGAGGTGTgtgtgacaaggggttggtagctggaggggctgcaagcgtggctctgtgggacgaggccaggggttgccctgtgccacacagatctgtttccagctccgcAATGGTCTCAacacaggacacagatcagcccgTCAGCAAAactggttgtgcctctgtgaaaacatattcaagaaagggcaggaaacaccagacaggtagaggtggagggaacaaATACAACGAGAAACCATGGAGGGAAAACCAGGGTTGGAAAAAAAGGAGTTGTTCCATAGTGGAGCAGAacatccctgcagcccatggaggattagtgccagagcagagaaaatctgTTATGTACTGGTTatgacccccaatcccaaacgcctctgcactgctcaggatgggggagaggagcctggagtgaaggagtgaagctgagactgggacaggggagaggaaaactgttgttttaatatttgtcttttttcccccattacaTGAATTCATAAGTAAATCTGTTCTAATTGACAATAAATTGAGTAACTTTCTCCCAAGTCAGATCTTGCCTGCAAAGGGAACTGGGaagtgatgtccctgtccttgtctccacCCAGgagctttctcattcccattcttcttgtattctcccccatcctgctggggtgggagaggcagtgagcgagcagctgggtggcagtttggtgattagccacggttaacccaccacagcaataagatgcctcggctggtggatgagggcagatcagggaaggtgtttcacctccgtattaacaattcttttcacgctgcatcccatCACATCCTGATAGgtgtgagtgaggtggactggaaacagggtgaatggccagatccagaaggccatggccagtagcacaaagtccccttgggagcagggcaccagtggtgaacccCAGTGGCCAATaatgagtccagtcctgtttaacagatgggtttgcagatgggaatgggaagggatgggatgcagatgggaagctcgagggagcttGTGACGTCAGGGTGTGACactctgtgagtgaatatggacagagtctggggcagggggtgcttttggggtttttgggatctctgcttgacaaaaaatgTGCTTTCCTTTGGACTAAGGCCATCTCCAATATGGAAATTGGCCGTCAGAGGAAGGTgaggtggacttaatatacaacagaggagtgtattttatttgtgATTGAACCATGTCTTCCCTTGATTTAGCTTTTTGCTAATTAAACATCTTTCTGTATCTGCGTGTAGCTCTATTTCCAAacacagcaggtgggagttggtgtcaaagGGCTGAAGGATGGAGCTACAGCCTGTCCTGGAGAAAATTCAGATTGAACAAAGATGCTGGAGGTCCCAGagggctgatgagagaaatgtggagttggaggttGGAAAAAAGATTGCCcccagagtgtctgacatagagggtcttggcttccctgCATATTCAGACtctatcaggagatgctcaggatcaatatccatcggagtttgctgatgtcacttaatgtgtgagcagaaagataaggagtagtggaaaaagaagaaattgtttcttattgacATGTatgactgaaaacttttcactttgaCTGAAAgactgaaacctctcaaattaaccacttcagaagtgaggaattaagttctgcctagagacttggcttgtcaggggatttgtgtgttaatgagccctctggtgccaaattcctgaactgcaggtccagaaaagggattgaagtggcctctggagaagggaaagtcagcagcaaacctccaagtttctgagggtgttagtgatccccagcgagggccatgactgaagaggccagggagggaatgaggagacaaggttcctgtccctgggggctggggaagcaggaagtcagaggcactgcttatgggttgcaaatcaaatgttcaggtgactgtgaaaggccttgatgggtttcatcaacaggatggtcGAGCCCTGACGTCCATACCCTGGGTACGGGGATCATTTttcctcctgggatgctcagggctcttcctggggtcagtgagatgcaggggggtgtgatgtTGATGCAGGACAGtggtaggactccccccaggctctgtggagggtgggagaggaggcaacAAAGCactgtggctgtaggaactggtgtcctctcagggtcCTCAGTGGAAGCGACAGCAGCCATTGCTGAAAGCACAAGGACTGTTGGGGATCCCAGCCTCAACCAAGgagccatccccaccacaggctgtcccacactttcctatgcctgtgcctgtttctctgcagattttaaccaccaccccttcttcccctcctcactCTGACCCCATGCTGTCTCCCCAACATTTACTGATGACTCTATTTCTTGAAacataaaaatcactttctgagGTTTGCCAAAggctgtgagatccccataaCCTCTGCAACATCTTCCAAAGCCCTGATAATGCTCCTCCATTGCCaaagatgtcccagcccccagcGACACTTGAATCCTCTATTGAGTcccatgtcccagcactgaactgcacatcctccttcttctgcttcCTCAGAAACAAAACTCAACCTATCTCACCTCAGTATGACACACTCGCACGTCCTGCTActtcccatcttcttcctgccttttacacacacacctctctctccctgcattcccatgtgtcccaccaacccttctgcttcccctgcagagATGGAACCTCAGCACAGGACGTTATCAAATCCTCCAGGTTCATGGATGTTTCCCGAGGTCCATCCAAGtgtggggagcaaaggaagaaatgagaggtgtctcagcctccccatcagTCCCAGGGCTGAGagccagccatggcatgaggagacaGGGACCAGTGACaccctgtgtcccctgctcctgtctccaaggcatccttattgtccactcccagcaagCCCCTCTGTGCCAGGCCTTCTCCAGGAAGAGACTCCTGTCCCAGAGGCTCCTCAGGCTTCTCCAGTTGccccagcaatagagaaacttgcccCGAGCTGGTGCACgcagaaataggtttctcttggttATTTCTTACCCCCTGGAAGCACAGCGCTGCTCCTTTGCTCTTCTCGGGTGATGTCGCTGCCTACAGACAAGCTTTAACCAGTGAAATATTTCCATGCTGATGTGACCTGTCACTCCTTCCACCTCCTTGTGCTCTCCACAGGGCCTTGAGTTTGTGGTGCTGCTCTGTAGAGCGATTGGACTGTGGtgcctgaaagccatggggtgacagtcccaggtagatccctgtgatcattcaccatctccaggggaaCTGGGCACCCACGGAGGAAGGGTCAACCCAGGCCCATTCCCTATACACATAgccccaaccctcctgccatggagAACGCAAGCACAGCAGCTCGGccttgtgggggcaatttcttcagcctgacctcagctttggaagaagagcccaacctccagacattgaggaaatccccttttattacagagatgccacatgggaggcCAATGGTAACATCATGCCAGACACACGAGAAcagacctctgggtcagacaggctgattcatgcctctggggaagtgaagtgggtgcagacatggacaaatATGGTTATCACAGATAAAATGCCCAAAGCACAGGAGGTTCCCAAGATGAAtatgaaatcacttctgaagagacatgggcaggttaatggtgctgagaaacagctgattgaatcagcttcttcaatgtctctttaagcttctggttcctcatgctgtagataaGGGGGTTCgttgctggaggcaccactgagtacagaaatgataTCACCAGGTTCAGGGATGGGGAcgagatggaggggggcttcaggtaggcaaacatggcagtgctgataaagagggagacgacggccaggtgagggaggcacgtggaaaatGCTTTGTGCCGTctctgctcagaggggatcctcagcacggccctgaagatctgcacataggacaccacaatgaaaacaaaacatccaaaaagtaaacaggcacTAGCCACGATAAGCCCAAATTCTCTGAGGTAGGAATGTGAGCAgaagagcttgaggatctgggggatttcacagaagaactggtccacagcattaccttggcagagtggtagtgaaaatgtgttggccgtgtgcagcacagcatagagaaacccagtaccccaggcagctgctgccatgtggacacaagctctgctgcccaggagggtcccatagtgcaggggtttgcagatgacaacgtAGCAGTCGTAGGACATGTCAGTGAGaagaaaatgctctgctggcatgaaaaataaaaagaaaaattgctggaCAGCACATCCTGGGTAAGAAATCTCCCtggtgtcccagagggaattgtgcaTGGTTTTGGGGAGAGTgatggagatggagcccagggcaaggagggagaggttgcggaggaagaagtacatgggggtgtgcaggtggtggtcacaggcgatggtggtgatgatgaggccgttgcccaggagggcagccaggtagatgccgaggaagagccagaagtgcaagagctgcagctcctgtgtgtctgcaaatgccaggaggaggaactcagtgatggagctgccatTGGGcatttgctgcctctgtgcaTGGGGACCTGCCCAATAAGGAAAAGGCAGTGAGAAGTTAGGGCAGAGTTCTCTGAGTAAAACCTATTCCAGATCTCATGGAAACCCCTCAGTTGCCTTGACCCTTTCAGGGAGACCTTTGTCAGGTCCTTTCTATGAGCTCTGTTTGGTGCTGACCTTGGTGCCGTAAGGAGCACGTGTCTCTGTTGTGTCTCTGCAAATGCCAGGAAGAGAAATTTGGTGACGGAGCTGTTGTTGCACATTTGCTGCCACTGGATCTGGCAGATTgttacaggaagaaaaggcagtggTAAGTGTGAAGAGAGATCTCTGAGCAAAACCTGTGCCGTTTCTTTGTAGACCCTCTTCCTGCCCCACACACAACTCTTTTTTTTGCCTCTGGGGGAACCCTTCATTCAGACTCCTGACTTAagcttcattttctgcagctaaTGCTGTGATTTCATGCTGTGATGGGCAGGGCCTCTGCCCATGGGAGCTTGAGAAGTCAGCCCTGCCCAACTGCAGTGGGTACGTGGGAATGTGGCAGGGGGAAGAGGGGCTAGGTTTCATATTAAGAATTAGTCAGATGAAATCACTCCTCATTTAGAAGGGTTTATCAGAATCTGCACTCCTAGTGCTAAGGAATATAGGTGGCAGAAAGTAATTTtaggcaatctttttttttcctaccttcccTATTATGCCCTTTGAGCGTTCTCTGAAAccagaaatcctgaaaaattcTGCTGCACTCAGAGAGAATGGCTGTGAGACTGGAGAAGCAACAGGATTCCCTGTGGCCTAGTGAAGGGAGCTGGTCGAGCCTGTTTCCAGCTGCCTTGTGCTTGCACCTTCCTGAGGTGGAGGGCAATCACCCTCCCGTGTATCTCTGAAAAGACACCAGACACTGCTAAGAGCAGAGGGATACACTGCAGATCACTCAATGTCTCACTCTTTCTTAAGGTCTCAGCATTCCACTTCGAGCCCAGAACACACACGGCTCATTTCACTAACCCAAGAGCATTTCCTCAGTCGCAGTATCTCTGCGCTTCTCTATGGGGCTTTAAGATAAACCAGAGGTGCTCTGAGATAGGTTTGCATCCTTGAGGGCAGCTCACAGCTTGGAAGGACACCTCAAGGGGATAGCCAAGTGTCCTAATGGTGGTGCCTCAGTAAGTAAGAGTTAGTTCATAGCCCAGCCCCAGAGATTGTATTGACCAGATCTCCACAGGTGAGAGGAAAGCTGGGACGCTTGTTGCCATGGTCACAGCTGCGTGAAAGGGCCCACAAGATCAGAGTGTGACTGTGCAGCTGAAActcccatccccagagagcctgacaGCAAGAACGaaataacaacagaaataacACAGACAAATGGAGAGCCAAGTTAAACGTGAGGGTCTGTCTGAGAGAGGTCAGGGCAGGGGCAGCCTCAGGACAGTGTTACCCTTCCCCAGCTGTGCTCACCACCTCCCAGACACCAACattgctgggcagctgctgccagtccctgtgctctgcagagggaactgggcacggggctggagaACTGCACCACATCGCTCTGCTGCAGCTtgggctgcagaggaggaggttcATGCCTTGGACCCCACTGCCCTGAGGGCAGAGGCTTtgatgggtgggagaggaggaagcaaGGGGGCTTGCTTAGAGGAAGGGGTCTGCACTGGAGGGGATGATATGGAGATTTCTGAATTCTCCCTGCcatgtttctgtttgcattttctctCATTCCCTGACCATATCCCTGCTGTCTGGAGTTTTTCCTCCTGGAAGGTGTTTCCCTGTGCCAGGTCTTTCCCTGTCATCATGGACAGACGCTGTCCCAACCTTTGTGCATTCACCTTGGCCCTATAGTAACTTACCTGTTTgcagggcactggctgggcaCATATTCCTGTTTCCAGGTAGAAAAGGGCAGGTCAGAACAACCCTGATGGGTGATGCTGGTGCTGCCTATAGGCAGGGGAGTGGCTGAAGGCACATTACGTGGCTGCTATCAAAGCTACTGCTCACTCAGAGTTACAGCTCAGCAGTCTCAGTGACTCCTTCAAGCACAAgaactccttttccttttctccccccaaTTTCCGAAAAAGGAGGAAATTGTAAACACAGACTCAAAAGAGCTCCTTATCTTTATAGTAATCCCTGCCTTGACCTTCCTCTTAAAATGATGCCTCTGCCAATGTCCAGAGgagatctggagctgtgagcagccctgacccatgcagcaccctctccacagcagaaggaccctgccctaccaggggtctctccttcccaccacagcttctccccacagagccgtgggcagctccccgggcaggctgagtgctgaccctggcaggcagcagagtccctgccccagcacacagcctcCGGGCTGCAGGGACcgaccctgctctgaaggacagtcctgggcacccctggctgcacccgtggctgcacacccctgcagccgtccctgggagaaggcagccgccatggcctgtccctctgacagtgcagcagggaagccctgctctggagcacgtcctcctcctctaGACACGAGGGAGATTCCTGGCAGCTGTGCTGGTTTCACCAGATCCCTCTACcaactgcagctgcattgccctgcacccagagacttactgtgtcaaggactgggaagatttctcctccagtgagctctcagcatcctcccactcctgtctgcctttcccctctctgtgcccggctcctctgcccttggtgcctgcaggcagtgccctcagccctgctgcgctttgcagaggagctgctcctgggcagagctgtctctctgcagtgcagcccacttgccctgagctccctccgtcccaggagcccagcccagctctgcagcagaggaccagtccaaggcattttaatgacacctcaggtgggtttggtgtcgagtccatgaacctcagacactgAGTAGCTGATGAAGAAATCTCTGAGGAAGTcagattcaaactgcaaagtttcttgtggctttaatgggtcccactgaaggacactgttgacaaagcctccccaggctccacttagagcagaaatgtggaggcagtgatggcaggtagggaaaagcaaaggaaaggtggctctgatgctgaggaaacctgcatgtgtttcatgaaacGAAAGgaccaagccctgaccccattaaccaaagggccaagctgTGACCGCCAGCCCCTGgaaagggagatcctgtccctcacacattgctcagggctcttcctggggcagtgggtgatggagatgtgcacctgccaagctcctgagtagggacaagggggcaatgaggccccagtcctgcaggggactgtgcctcctcataggcatcagtggcagaaacaccagccatggccaaagtcagggAGAGGTTGACTTTGTTGGGGGCTTTCATCTTTTCTACAACCCTCTCTCTTACCAACAACactccaccacaggctgtcctatggtGTTGCATTAcctgtgcctctttccctgcaggctgtactCACCCACCCAGTTGCCTCACCTTgttctcacctgagcatcttccttcctttactgatatcttcCTGTCCTCAATGGCTGTCTTTGAAaccttgtttttttgtttttgaaatcttcTAAAACCCTTGGGCCacccagactccttctgggtgatgcACTGCAACACAGCACTGCCCTTGGAGTTAATACTTATTCTCCTTGTGTCCAGTTTGGACTTCCCCAGCTGCGATTTGTGACATTATTGCTTTATCATATTTTGCACTATGAAAAAAAGCTCCACCGTCTCTGAAgcctctcttcaagcactctcaggctactcTTGTTCTGTCCCGAATCTCCACACCACTGATCCCAGGGAGTTCAGTTTCTCTATCTGGGCGTGTTCCTGAGGCCACTAAACCCCATCTTGGGAGACGTCTGGGCACTTTCCAAGGtttttgcatataaaaatgtaGTTGTCATAGTCTAAGAAAGACAGAATGAGACTTTTTACCATGGACTTAGTCCCAGAACAAGGGGcaacggctttaaactgaagcagaaaatatttagatttgatataaggaacaaatattttatgaGTGTGTTGAGACACTGAAAGAGGCTGCCTAGAGAggtttcagggagggggcatccacaacttctctgggcaacctgttccagtgtctcaccaccctcacagtaagtaatttcttccttatatctaatctaaatgtaccTGCTTTCAGTTTGAACTCATAACCTcttgtcctgtccctacactccctgataaagagtccctctccagctttcctgtaggcaccctttaagcactggaaggctgttataatgtctccctggagccttctcttctccaggctaaaaatccccaactctctctgcctgtcctcataggggaggtgctccagtccatGTCAGTGAATTTTCTGAGGATGTGCTCGATCCCACACTCCATGTCACcagtgaagatgttaaacagcactggtctcaaCACCaaccctgaggaatgccactcgtcagCACTCTGCTTTTGGACATCGAGCCgctgactgcaactctttgagtaaGACTgtccagctaattccttatcactgagtggttcatccatcaaatccatgtctctccagtttataGACAAAGATCTCATGTGTCAAAtgtttgtacaagtccaggtagctGACATCAGttcctcttccaactgttcttttgGGGTCCAGCGAGTGGTGAGactggtgtgtgtgcatgtcacattggtgtgtatgtcggtgggtgtaaccagtagtgaacatcaaacCTGAGCAACAAGTGACTAGAAGAGGCCTGGGAGCCCAGTATTTTTGAGAGCCTAAGACTGGATTGGATAATGGAGAGCCCAGAGAGTCTGCAGGTATCTCTTGGAGGAGTAAGGCTGCCCaaaccacctcctggagaaactgtctcAACTTGGTTGTCTGGTGCTTGGTTTTGACCTAGAGCAGAAATTGTCCGTTAGAGATAAGAGCATCAGGAATGCATGAAGTTGTATCTGGAAATGGACAAGGAGTCGACTGAGAGCTGAGAGGTCAACACGAAAGGGAAGAACAACATGGGcaatgctgtggtgggttgatgTCTGCTCCAGACGTCCTGgtcaggaagaggaagtagatgaggccttcttcagacaattggaagaagcctcatgtttACAGGCCCTGGCAGTCATGGAAGACTCACACTATCCCCATATCTACTGAAGGGGCaacagagcaaggtgcaagccacacaggctgATTTTGGAgcttgtcctgagaagggtgactgaggaggcagtgaggtgaggtgccctgtg contains:
- the LOC141937080 gene encoding olfactory receptor 14C36-like, with product MPNGSSITEFLLLAFADTQELQLLHFWLFLGIYLAALLGNGLIITTIACDHHLHTPMYFFLRNLSLLALGSISITLPKTMHNSLWDTREISYPGCAVQQFFFLFFMPAEHFLLTDMSYDCYVVICKPLHYGTLLGSRACVHMAAAAWGTGFLYAVLHTANTFSLPLCQGNAVDQFFCEIPQILKLFCSHSYLREFGLIVASACLLFGCFVFIVVSYVQIFRAVLRIPSEQRRHKAFSTCLPHLAVVSLFISTAMFAYLKPPSISSPSLNLVISFLYSVVPPATNPLIYSMRNQKLKETLKKLIQSAVSQHH